The Desulfuromonadales bacterium region CCGCACGACTACGCCCAGGCGATCATGGACCTGGGAGCGACCCTCTGCACGCCGAAGAACCCCGACTGCCCCCGTTGCCCCCTGGCGGCGCTCTGCCAGGCGCGGGCGCAGGGGCTGGAGCGCGAGTTGCCCCTCTCCGGCAGAAGGAAAGCGGTGCCGACGGTTCTCCAGGTGGCGCTGCTGCTGGAGCGCGGAGGAAATTATCTGGTGCGCCGCCGGCCGCTTGCCGGGATGCTCGGCGGACTCTGGGAATTTCCGACGGCCGCGGTTGCCGAAGGAGGAGCCCCGCTGTCGGCAGCGCGGGCGCTGCTGTCCGGACTCGGTCTGCAGGGGACGCTCGCCGAGACGGGAGGGGTCGCCCACGCGTACAGCCATTTCCGACTCGACCTGCGCGTCTTCCGCGGCACCGTCGAAGATTCCGACCGGGTGTCCGAAGGGGAGGAGCGCTGGGTCGATGCCGCCGGCCTGCAGGCGCTCCCTCTGCACGGTGCCCACAAGAAGGCGGTAAAATTTCTGTAGGGTCAGGTTTGGAACCCGCCCCTACGCACCCTAATCATCCACCGGAGTCCCCATGCCCATCCCCATCCTGACCACCACCGCCGAAGTCACAGCGCTGGCCGAGGAACTCGCCCGCGAGACGGCGATCGCCGTCGATCTCGAGGCCGACTCGATGCACTCCTACCGGGAGAAGGTCTGCCTGCTGCAGTTCTCCACCCCGGCGGCTACCGTGCTGCTCGATCCTCTGGCCGGCGCCGATCTCTCGGCCCTGGCGCCGGTGCTCGCCGACCCCGGCATCCGCAAGATCTTCCATGCCGCCGACTACGACCTGCGCTGCCTTTACCGCGATTTCGGCTTTACGGTGCGCGGCCTCTTCGACACCATGGTCGCCTGCCAGTTTCTCGGGGAGGAAAAGGTGGGTCTGGCCGATGTTCTCGGCAAGCACTACGGCGTGACGCTCGACAAGCAGTACCAACGGGCCGACTGGTCGCTGCGGCCGCTTTCCGCCGAGATGGTCCGCTACGCCGCCGAAGATACCCGCCACCTGCATCGGCTGGCCGCCCAGCTCGAGGAGCGGTTGCAGGAGAAGGGACGGCTCGGCTGGGTGGCCGAAGAGTTTTCCCTGTTGGAGCAGGTCCGTTTTGCTGAGGCTG contains the following coding sequences:
- a CDS encoding NUDIX domain-containing protein, with protein sequence PHDYAQAIMDLGATLCTPKNPDCPRCPLAALCQARAQGLERELPLSGRRKAVPTVLQVALLLERGGNYLVRRRPLAGMLGGLWEFPTAAVAEGGAPLSAARALLSGLGLQGTLAETGGVAHAYSHFRLDLRVFRGTVEDSDRVSEGEERWVDAAGLQALPLHGAHKKAVKFL
- a CDS encoding HRDC domain-containing protein produces the protein MPIPILTTTAEVTALAEELARETAIAVDLEADSMHSYREKVCLLQFSTPAATVLLDPLAGADLSALAPVLADPGIRKIFHAADYDLRCLYRDFGFTVRGLFDTMVACQFLGEEKVGLADVLGKHYGVTLDKQYQRADWSLRPLSAEMVRYAAEDTRHLHRLAAQLEERLQEKGRLGWVAEEFSLLEQVRFAEADGPLFLRAKGASALDRRQLAVLEALLQWRTGEAQRRDCPPFKVLGNASLIELAKNAPKSPQGLVGIEGISPRLVDRYGRQLLQAVEVGMAVPEQDLPVFPRGERREKDPDAERRFKQLREWRQKQAEKLSMEPGVLINNATLEEIARRRPASIAALAEVSGLKSWQREAFGAELLRAAGKP